The following coding sequences lie in one Spinacia oleracea cultivar Varoflay chromosome 1, BTI_SOV_V1, whole genome shotgun sequence genomic window:
- the LOC110789263 gene encoding vacuolar-processing enzyme gamma-isozyme — translation MAFHHLSPILILLLGIQLVESRLTHETLTTTFATSSKNYGDEGTNWAVLVAGSRGYGNYRHQSDICHAYQILKKGGLKDENIVVFMYDDIAQSEENPRKGTIINNPKGADVYKGVPKDYTGESLTTNNLLAAILGNKTAIKGGSGKVVNSGPNDRIFIYYSDHGSPGVLTMPNDDDLYAKDFINTLKKKHLMGTYKSMVIYIEACEAGSIFEGLLQKEWNIYATTASNPDESSWATYCPGFDPSPPSEFDTCLGDLYSVAWLEDSDMHNAQSETVEQQYEVVKKRTSDGGEHGSHVMEYGNTDFSKEHLSSYIGSSTLVSSSHKGHNKGGKGKGKGKGNKHNPISSTPVEQHEADILYLKRKVLREPEGSIKRTEAQKELDAAMSHREHVDRTFEDIGKTLFGEEKGYEMIKTVRSAGQSIVDDWDCFKTLVETYKTHCGVLSTYGKKHMRAFANMCNDGVQQAQLAKVASQVCGRQV, via the exons ATGGCTTTTCACCACCTTTCTCCTATCTTAATCTTGCTCTTGGGTATTCAACTTGTTGAGAGCCGTTTAACACACGAAACATTGACAACAACTTTTGCAACTTCATCAAAAAATTATGGTGATGAAGGGACTAATTGGGCTGTACTCGTGGCGGGTTCAAGGGGTTACGGTAATTACAGACACCAG TCAGATATTTGTCACGCGTACCAAATCTTAAAAAAGGGTGGTTTGAAGGATGAAAACATCGTTGTTTTCATGTACGACGACATAGCTCAAAGCGAAGAAAATCCAAGAAAAGGAACTATAATCAATAACCCGAAAGGAGCCGATGTTTACAAAGGAGTTCCCAAG GACTACACGGGCGAAAGTTTGACGACTAACAATCTTTTAGCTGCAATACTTGGAAACAAAACAGCCATAAAAGGAGGGAGTGGCAAAGTTGTTAATAGTGGCCCGAATGATCGTATATTTATCTACTACTCCGATCATGGAAGTCCCGGCGTACTTA CTATGCCTAATGATGACGATCTTTATGCCAAAGATTTTATCAACACCTTGAAGAAAAAGCACCTAATGGGCACATACAAAAGCATG GTGATATATATAGAAGCTTGTGAAGCAGGGAGTATATTTGAGGGTCTTCTGCAGAAAGAGTGGAACATATACGCGACTACGGCATCAAATCCTGATGAAAGTAGTTGGGCAACTTATTGCCCTGGTTTTGATCCTAGTCCTCCTTCTGAATTTGATACCTGCTTAGGCGACTTGTATAGTGTTGCTTGGCTGGAGGATAG TGACATGCACAATGCCCAATCAGAGACGGTGGAACAACAATATGAAGTG GTAAAGAAAAGGACCTCGGATGGAGGAGAACATGGATCACATGTAATGGAATATGGTAATACCGACTTTAGTAAGGAACACCTTTCATCGTACATTGGATCATCAACCCTTGTCTCCAGCAGCCATAAAGGTCACAACAAAGGCGGCAAGGGCAAGGGCAAGGGCAAGGGCAATAAGCACAACCCGATCTCTTCGACTCCTGTTGAACAACATGAAGCCGACATCCTCTACTTAAAGCGAAAG GTTTTAAGAGAGCCTGAAGGATCTATTAAGAGAACAGAGGCTCAAAAGGAGTTAGATGCTGCAATGTCACATAGGGAGCACGTCGATCGTACCTTTGAAGATATTGGAAAAACACTTTTTGGTGAAGAAAAAGGGTATGAGATGATTAAGACCGTTCGATCAGCAGGACAATCGATTGTTGATGATTGGGATTGTTTCAAAACACTG GTTGAGACTTATAAGACACATTGTGGAGTCCTCTCTACCTATGGGAAGAAGCATATGCGGGCGTTTGCGAATATGTGCAATGATGGAGTGCAACAAGCTCAATTGGCTAAAGTAGCATCACAAGTGTGTGGAAGACAAGTTTAA